In one Yarrowia lipolytica chromosome 1A, complete sequence genomic region, the following are encoded:
- a CDS encoding uncharacterized protein (Compare to YALI0A08580g, similar to Saccharomyces cerevisiae RAD18 (YCR066W); ancestral locus Anc_6.332, similar to uniprot|P10862 Saccharomyces cerevisiae YCR066w RAD18 DNA repair protein): protein MATHTMNSDIPDPSDWIDSKLSGLKDVDETLRCHICKEFFTAPMITGCGHTFCSLCIQRYLTNTSQRCPTCMQEQQISQLRKNVTVETLVEHFSAQRATILRVVKEAAKQPIPEVVEPPSSPDLDDGRRRSGRKRTRTNYTETLVSSDDIQVECPVCQAMLPGAAINRHLDNNCNDTGANGGNWLGTKKKTKPLRKIQRVNQASESVANVRRKLQDEGLSTSGSKQTLFRRYDEWVTLWNANVDNKTPRSKSDIKDDLRRWETTVVANENAQPVKMTIKNIDDRQWVQKHKEDYDYLIEQARKSILKKKQEKEKEQQQQQEGHQKAVDRREDNEPDMKRSETEGYQVVS, encoded by the coding sequence ATGGCGACACACACCATGAATAGCGACATTCCCGATCCCAGCGACTGGATCGACTCCAAGCTGAGCGGCCTCAAAGACGTGGACGAGACTCTGCGCTGCCACATCTGCAAGGAGTTCTTCACTGCGCCCATGATCACGGGATGTGGCCATACCTTCTGCTCGCTGTGTATCCAGCGATATCTCACCAACACCAGCCAGAGATGCCCCACGTGTAtgcaggagcagcagattTCGCAGCTGCGCAAAAACGTGACTGTCGAGACCCTCGTGGAGCATTTCAGCGCCCAGAGAGCCACGATTCTTCGCGTGGTGAAGGAGGCGGCAAAACAGCCGATTccagaggtggtggagccACCCAGCAGTCCAGATTTGGACGACGGAAGACGCCGGTCCGGTCGCAAACGTACGCGCACAAACTACACAGAAACCCTGGTCTCGTCGGACGACATTCAGGTCGAGTGTCCTGTTTGCCAGGCCATGCTTCCAGGAGCAGCCATCAACAGACACCTGGACAACAACTGCAACGACACCGGAGCCAATGGAGGCAACTGGCTGGGCACCAAGAAAAAGACCAAGCCGCTGCGCAAGATTCAGCGAGTCAACCAGGCGTCAGAAAGCGTGGCCAACGTGCGTCGCAAACTGCAGGATGAAGGCCTTTCTACTTCGGGGTCCAAACAGACGCTGTTTCGGCGCTACGACGAGTGGGTGACGCTGTGGAACGCAAATGTGGACAATAAGACGCCACGGTCAAAGAGCGATATCAAGGACGATCTGCGAAGGTGGGAAACGACAGTGGTGGCAAACGAAAACGCACAACCGGTGAAAATgaccatcaagaacattgaCGATAGACAGTGGGTCCAGAAACACAAGGAAGACTACGACTATCTGATCGAACAAGCAAGGAAGTcgattctcaagaagaaacaggaaaaggaaaaggagcagcagcagcagcaggagggGCACCAAAAAGCAGTGGATCGCAGGGAGGACAACGAGCCGGACATGAAGAGGAGTGAAACAGAGGGGTATCAGGTTGTCTCCTAA